CTTGAGCGTGTCGAGGGCCGAGGGGGCGGCGGTGGCGGGGCCGTGACCGGGCGGCGGCGTCCGCCGTCCGGGCCCCGGACCCGGCCCCGGCCCCGGTCTCGCGGGGGTGAAGGGCCCGGTCGCCGCCGCGCGCGGTGTCTTCGCCGTACCGGGCCCGGCCGCCGCGGGCGGAGTGTCCGGCGCGGGCGCCGTACCGGGCCCGGCCGCGGAAAGCGGAGTACCCGGCTCCGCCGTCATCGCTGTCATCGGTCCGGCTGCCCGGGCTCGGTGACCGGCGTCCCGGCGCCGCCCTGCCGGGCACGGGCGCGTTCCTGTTCCCGTTCCCGGACCCGCCGCGCCACCAGCTCCATATGCGGTTCCGACGAGGCGACACGCGCCGGTTGCAGACCGCTGTTACGGCCCCGGGCCACGAGGTCCCGCCGTACGTCGGCCGCCAGATCCCCCAGGTCGGACCGGCTCAACAGGGCGCGGACCCGGCGCAGCGCCCCCTCGGCCTGCTCCAGCGCCATGTCCACGGCCCCCGCCACCAGCAGGACCGCCTCGTCCGAACGCCGGTTCGCATCCGGTCCGGCCTCATGTCCCTGTGCCATCTCTCCCCGATCCAGGGTCGGTTGTATTCCTGGTCGGGCCTGCCCCCATGGTCGCGACGCCATGCGGAAAGTCATCCGATCGAATGTTCCTACCGCACTCCGCCCACCGGTTCGCCGAGCCCTCTGCTAGAGGATGTGGCCTGCGCTCCCCCGCCGCGCGGACCCCGGACCTCACCCCCGGAGGCCACCGCTGGGACACACTGGACTCCCGCCCGGAAGAACCGGGGAAACCGGCAGAACCCGGGGAAAACGGGGAAAACGAAGGAAACCGGGGAAACCGAAGGAAACCGGAGAACCCGAAGAAGGGAAGTCCGTGTTATTGCTGGACCTTGACGCCGTCGATCCGCGTGAGCGGGCAGCGGCCTTCCGACACGCGCTGACCCATGAGTCGGTCCCCAACGACATCGTCCACGAGGGATCGGGGCCGGACCTCCGCGCCCGTATGGAGAGCTGGCGGATCGGCACGGTGACCTGCTTCTCCACCCACAACTCCGGATTCGCCGTGCACCGCACCGCCGAGCATGTGCGCCGGCACCGGAGCCAGCCGGTGGTCTCCGTGTCGATGCAGACCGCCGGTGTCGGCCGGGCCGAGGCCGGCGGTGAACGGTGGCTGCTCGGCCCGGACGACCTGTGTGTGTTCCACGAGTTGACCCCCCGGGTGTATGGATGGTCCGGCACGGGCGCCAGTCAGGCGGTCCTCTTCGACGTGGACCGGCTCGGCCTGCCGGTCGAGGCGGTGCTGAAGGCGTCGCTCCGGCTGCGCGCCAGCCCGTTGCACGATCTGGTCCTGCGCCATCTGCGCGACCTCTTCCGGGACCCCGGACCGCTCGAAGAGGACCCCGGCGCCGCCGCCCTCGCGAACGCCACCACGGAGCTGGTCCGCTCCCTGCTGCTGTCCGCCGTCCACGACGAACGGACGCCTCCGGTCCGGGCCGTGATGGACGACACCCTGGTCACCCGGGTGATGTCCGCCGTGCGGACCCGTCTCACCGATCCCGCGCTGACCCCGGCGCGGATCGCGGCCGAGCACGCCGTGTCGCTGCGCCATCTGTACGGGGTCCTCGGCCGCGCGGGCATCGGCCTCGAACAGTGGATCATCACCGAACGGCTCTCCCTCGCCCGGCGGATGCTCGTCTCCGACGTCCACCGCCATCTGCCCATCGCGTCGGTCGCCGCCCGCTGCGGTTTCCTCAGCCCCAGCCATTTCAGCCGCAGATTCCGCGCCGCGTACGGGGTGACTCCCCGGGAGTGGCGGAACGGGAGGGACGGGACGGGCGAGCCGGGCCGACCGGGGAACGGGACGGACGAGCCGGGGCCGACCGGGGAGCGGACGCCGCCGGGCGGGCGGTGAGCGGTCCGGACCAGCCCCGTCCCCAGGGGCCCGGCCGGGAAATATAGAGGAGGCATAAGGCGCGGCTGGAGCATGGCGGTGCGTCGCCGACGGTCCGGGCCTGTGTGCTCCGGACCGGGCGGTCCGCTCAGGACACGACCCAGCCGGTCAGGGGAATCACGAATGACGAACGAGCGCGACGAGCGCACTTCCACCATGCCCATGGTCATCGACTTGGACGGCGCGGGCAGCCTGGACGCCTGGGTGGCCGCCGCGCCCGGCTGGGTCGACTCCCTGGTCGAGCACGGGGCGGTGATCTTCCGGAACGCCGGGGTGGGGAGCGTCGGGGACTTCGACCACGCGGTGTCCCTCCTGGTCCGTCCGGACACGGAGTTCGGGGAGGAGTCCTCGCCCCGGACCGCGCTGAGCGCGAAGGTGTTCACCTCGACGGAGTATCCGGCACCGTTCCCGATCCAGTTCCACAATGAGTTCTCCTACCGCCGCGCGATGCCGGAGTGCCTGGTGTTCGCCTGTCTGAACGCGCCGGAGACGGGGGGCAGCACCCCCATCGCCGACGGCCGGGCCATGCTGCGGGCCCTTCCGGACGAGGTCGTGGACCGGTTCGCGGGCGGAGTGCGCTATGTGCGCAACTTCTGCGGCCTGGGGGTCCCCTGGCCGAGCGCGTTCGGTACGGATTCCCGTGCCGAGGTGGACGCGTACTGCGCGGCGAACGGTGTCGGTGCCCGCTGGAGCGACAAGGGGCTGCACACCTGGCAGGACGCGCCCGCCGTGCGGACCCACCCGGTGTCGGGCGAGCGGACGTGGTGCAACAGCGCGCTGAATCTGAATGTGCGGGGCACCGAGCCCGCGGAGGTGCACGAGGCGCTGCTCGCCGTCGAGCCGGAGCTGCGTCCCAACGACACCTTCTTCGCGGACGGCTCGGAGATCGGCCCGGAGGACATCGCCGCCCTGCGCGCCGCGTACGAGGAGGTCGCCTACCGGCACCCCTGGGGCACCGGCGATGTGATGATCATCGACAACGCCCTGATGTCGCATGCCAGGGACCCGTTCACCGGCCCCCGACGGGTGGTCGTGGGCATGGGCGCGCGCACGGCCTGACGGTATGGCCGCCCCGCTCCGCCCGCTCCGCCCGCTCCGCCCGCTCCGTCCGCCCCGCCGCGCCTGCCCGTTCCCGGGTCGCGCGAAGCCGATGTACCGATTGGAAAGGGAACTTCACCGATGACCGATCACAGGTCATGGACCCCGTGGGAGATCACACCGGGGGACGTGGGAGTCGATGCCGGCGCCGAGGGGCTCCTCCGCCATCTCGACCGGCCGGACAGCGACCTCAGGGAGCTGCTCACCCGGAAGAAGGCCCTGGTGTTCCGGGGTTTCGGCCTGGAGGGCGCCGGGCTGGACCCGGTGCTCGACCGGCTGCTTCCGCGTCGGCTCGCCTACGTCAACGGCAACTCTCCGCGGACCAAGGTCGGCTCCAACGTCTACACCTCCACCGAGTACCCCGCCGAGTACGTCATCTCGATGCACAACGAGCTTTCCTACGCGGCGAAGTGGCCCACCCGGCTCGCGTTCTTCTGTGAGATCGCGGCCGAGACGGGCGGCGCCACTCCGCTGGTGGACAGCGCGCTCTGGCTGGAGTCCCTCGACGACGAGGTGCGGGACGCCTTCGCGGGGGGCGTCCGCTACACCCAGAATCTGCACGGCGGCAGGGGGCTGGGCAAGAGCTGGCAGGCCACGTTCGAGACCGAGGACCGCGAGGAGGTCAACGCCTACCTCGGCGGGTCCGGGGCCGAGTGGACCTGGTTCCCCGACGGCACGCTCCGCGTCAGCACGGTACGGCCCGCCACCCTGCGGCACCCGGACACCGGTACGGAGGTCTGGTTCAACCAGTCCGACCAGTGGCACCCGGCGGCCCTCGGGGACGAGACCGCGAAGGCGCTGGCGCAGATCATGCCGCCGGAGGAGCTGCCGCAGTCGGTCACGTTCGCCGATGGATCGCCCATCCCGGACGCGTATGTGGTCCAGGTGCGCGACCGGGGTCTGGAGAACGCGGTGGACGTCGACTGGCGCGTGGGCGATCTCCTGCTCATCGACAACATCCTGGTCGCGCACGGCCGCCGGGCCTTCACCGGCTCACGGCGGGTGCTCGTGGCCATGACCGACTGAGCACCGGCTGTCCCCACGTTCCGGTACGCCGCGATCCCGTACGCCGCATTCCGGTACGTCGCGATCCCGTACTCCGCGTTCCAGTGCACCGCGTTGCGGTATGCCGCTCCGCGAAGGCACCGGCCCGGCAGCCGGGCCGGTGCGCGGAGTACCGCGCGGCCGAGGCCGTTCAGCGGCGTATAGGCCGCTCATAGCTCCCTGATGGCCGGAGGGCACAGGCTGACGCGCACACGGTCGCGCGCCCGTCCCGGACCGGACCGGACCGTCCCACCCGTTCCGCCCGTGGTCAGGTCACGGGCGGACCGGCCGGACGCGCGGCACCCGCCGTCGGCACCGCCCGCCCGTCACCACCCTCGTCACCCATCACTCATCACCCATCACCCGTCGCCGTCGCCCGACCGGGCGGCGCACCCACCCATGGAGAACGCAGTGAGCGAGCAGCAGCCCGTCGAGACCTACCGCGTCGTCCTCAACGACGAGGAGCAGTACTCGATCTGGTGGACCGACCGCGACCTCCCCGCCGGATGGCGCGAGGAGGGCACCTCGGGCACCCGCGAGGAGTGCCTGGCCCACATCGACCAGGTGTGGACCGATATGCGCCCGGCCAGCCTGCGCCGTCGCATGGAGGAGCAGGCAGCCGCCTGACCTCCCTCTTCTCATCCGTTCACGACCAGCCACCAAGAGGAGCGCACATGAATTCGGCGCAGGGCAACGACTCCCAGGCGGAGAGCCCGCTCATCCCTGAGCTCATCGCCCGGCAGGCGGCGCTCGACCCGGACGCCGTCGCGGTGGTGGCCGGTCGCGAGCGCCTGACCTACGGAGAGCTGCACCGCCGTGCCGAGCTGGCAGCCCACCGGCTGAGACAGCTCGGCGCGGGGCCGGACACGCCCGTGGGTGTCCGGCACGGCCGCGGTTTCGATCTCGTCGTCGGCCTGCTCGCCATCTGGCGGGCGGGCTCCGCCTATCTCCCCCTGGACCCGGAGGCGCCGCAGGCCCGGCTGCGGGCCCTGATCGACCGTTCGGGAACGCGTCTGGTGCTCTGCGAGGCCGATCAGGCCGACGCGGTGACCGCCGCGGGTGCCCGGGCCGTCGTCCCGGCGCACCTCGTCGACGATCCGTCCCGGGGACCGGGGCAGCGGGCCGATCTCCCGCCCGCGCCGTCCCTCCACCGGCACAACACCGCGTACGTCCTGCACACCTCGGGCTCCACCGGCGAGCCCAAGGGTGTCATGGTCAGCCACGAGGGCGCGGGCAACCTGATCCGCTGGATGGTGGACCACTTCGGCTTCGGCCCCGGTACCCGGGTGCTCCACCGCACCCCGCTGATCTTCGACGCCCATGTGTGGGAGGTCTTCGCGCCGCTGGCCGCCGGGGGGACCCTCGTCCTCGCCGACGCCGGTGCCGAGCGGGACCCGGCCGCCCTGGTGCGCGCGGTGGCCGAGCACGGTGTCACCACCCTCCAGGTGGTGCCGTCCATTCTGCGGCTGATGGTCGCCGAGGACGGCTGGGACCGCTGCCACGCGCTGCGCCAGGTCCTCTCCGGCGGTGAGCAGTTGCACGCGGAGCTGGCGCAGCGGCTGCGGGCGCTCGTGGACGTCGACGTGTGGAACACCTACGGCCCCACCGAGTGCTCCGTCAACGCGACCGCGCACCGCTTCGACCCCGCGCAGTCCGAGGGCCCGGTGCCGATCGGCCGGCCCATCCCCGGCACCCGGGTACTGGTGGTGGACGCCACCGGAACGCCCGTGGGCATCGGTGTCCCGGGCGAGCTGCTGATCGGCGGCGCCGGTCTGGCACGCGGCTATCTGGGGCGGCCGGGCCAGACGGCGGACCGGTTCGTCCCCGACCCCTACGCGAAGGACGCCTCCCGGCTGTACCGCACAGGTGACCGGGTGCGGTGGACCCCCGACGGTGTGCTGGAGTACCTGGGGCGCACCGACGACCAGATCAAGGTCAACGGTGTGCGGATCGAGCCGGGCGAGATCGAGAGCCATCTCCTCGACCACCCCCAGGTGGTGATGGGCACGGTCCTGCCGTACCGGGTGGACGACGGCGGCAAGCGGCTCGCCGCCTATGTGGTGCCCGCGTCGGACGACGCCCCGGAGCAGATCGAGCAGACGCTCCGCCGCTATCTGCTGGAGCGGCTTCCGGCCAGCCATCTGCCCTCCCGGTTCCTCTTCCTGGACCGGCTCCCGATCGGCCCCACCGGCAAGGTGGACCGCAAGGCGCTGCCCGACCCGGCGGCGGACTCCGCGGCGACCGGCGCGGACGCGACGGTGACCGGCCCCGCGGCGGATTCCGCGGGCGCCTCCGCTTCCGGGCCTGCGGGGAGCGGCGAGGCCCTGGCCCTGGTGGCCGACATCTGGCGCGATGTGCTCGGTGTGACCGAGGCGGCCCCCGGTGACGACTTCTTCCGGCTGGGCGGCACCTCGCTCCAGATCGCCCTGCTGGCGACCCGGCTGCGCGCGGCCGGTCAGGACATCACCCTGTACGACCTGCTGAGCAACCCCACCCTGGCGGCGCAGGCGGCCCTGCTGGACCTGGCTCCCGAGGCGCCCGCGCCCGGCACGGACATCCCCCGGCTCGCACCCGAGACCCGGGCGAAGGGCGTACCCCTCTCCCCCGGTCAGCGCCGTATGTGGTTCCTGGACCGGTTGAACCCGGGTAGCCCCGAGTGGGTCGCGGGACTGCTGCTGAGGCTGCCGGAAGGCGCCGATCTGCCGGTGGTGCGTGAGGCACTGGGCATTCTGACGGACCGTCATGAGGCGCTGCGCACCCGCTACACCGAGGTCGGCGGCGAGCCCGCCCAGTTCGTCCGGGCGTCCGTCGAGACCCCGCTCACCACGGTGAATTGCACGCGCGCGGAGCTTCCCGCCGAGCTGAAGACCCTCATGGGCACCGGTTTCCCGCTGGACGGCGAGGGACCGCTGCTGCGTGGCACCGTGTACCGGGTGGACGGCGGGCCACGGCTGCTCGTGCTCGCCATGCATCACATCACCACCGACGGCTGGTCCTCGCGCATCCTGGAGGACGACTTCCACCGGACGGTCGACGCGCTGCTCCGGGGCGAGCGGCCCGAACTTCCCGAGCTTCCCGTCCAGTACGCCGACTACGCGGCCTGGCAGCAGGAGCGGCTGACCTCCGGGACGGTGGAGCGGGAGGTGGCGCACTGGCGCGGGGTGCTGGCGGGTGTGGAGCCGCTCTCGCCGCCCACCGACCACCCCCGGCCCCCCATGCGGGACGGCCGGGGCTCCATCGCCCCCCTCCAGGTCCCCGCCGCGACGGTCCGCGCGCTGGACTCCGTCGCCCAGGAGCTGGGCACCACCCGCTTCGCCGTCGTCCTGACCGCGCTCGCCACGGTCCTGGCCCGGTACACCGGCCAGTGGGACGTGCCCGTCGGCGCCCCGGTCGCGGGGCGGGGCCGCCCCGAGCTGGACGGCGTGGTCGGGTTCTTCCTCAACACCGTCGTCATGCGCTGCCGGCTGGAGCCGGAACTCGGCTTCACGGAGGCCGTCCGCCGCACCGCCGAGGTCACGAAGGACGCCCTGGCCCATCAGGAGCTGCCGTTCGACCTGCTCGTCGACGAGCTGGCCCCCAAGCGCGACCTGTCCCGCACCCCGCTCTACCAGGTCGCGTTCGACCTGCACGGAGAGGACTTCAACGCGCCGGACGACGAGGATCTGGAGATCCTCCACCGGATGTGGCACCTCGCCCACACCGACCTCACCCTGCTGCTGCGCCCGCAGCCGGACGGCTCCCTCGTCGGCGGTCTGGAGTACGCGACGAGCCTGTACGAGCACAGCACCGCCACCGCGCTGGTCGCGGCGCTCGGCCAGGTGCTGGAGAGCGCCGCCGCCGAGCCGCGCGGGCGTCTGGACCGGCTCGCTCTCCTGGGCTCCGACGAGACCCGTCGTCTCGACCGCTGGAGCGGCAGCCCGGCGCGGCAGCCGGAGCACCCGGCGCATGTCCTCATCGCCGAGCAGGCGCTGCGCACGCCGGACGCCATCGCCGTCCGGGCGGATGACGGAGAGCTGACCTACCGGCAGCTCGCACAGCGGGCGGGGCAGGTCGGCGACCGGCTGCGCGCCCTGGGCGTACGGCCCGACACGCCGGTCGGCGTCCTGCTCGACCGTGGGCTCGATCTGCATCCGGCGCTGCTGGGGGCCTGGTGGGCCGGTGCCGCGTATGTGCCGATCGACCCGGAGTTCCCCGCCGAGCGGGTGGCCGGGATGCTGGCCGACGCCGGGGTCCGGGTCCTGCTCACCGACGAGCGCGGGGCAGCGGGGCTCGCCGACACGTTCGCGGGGCGGATCGTCACCGTCGGCGGAGGCCACGGCGACGGCGACGGTCACGGTCACGGTCACGGCGACGGTCACGGCGACGGCGGCGTTCACGCCGACAGCCACGGGGACAGGGCCGGGGACGGAGACAGGGACGGAGACGGGGGTGCCGGGACCGGTGCGCTGGACGCCCTGCCGGTCCGGTCCCTGGAGGAGCTCGCCGCGCGAGCCCGTGCGACGGCCGACCTCGACGCCCTCGCCTACGTCATCTACACCTCCGGCTCCACCGGGCGTCCGAAGGGCGTGGCCGTCCACCACCGGGGACTCACC
The nucleotide sequence above comes from Streptomyces clavuligerus. Encoded proteins:
- a CDS encoding TauD/TfdA family dioxygenase — encoded protein: MTNERDERTSTMPMVIDLDGAGSLDAWVAAAPGWVDSLVEHGAVIFRNAGVGSVGDFDHAVSLLVRPDTEFGEESSPRTALSAKVFTSTEYPAPFPIQFHNEFSYRRAMPECLVFACLNAPETGGSTPIADGRAMLRALPDEVVDRFAGGVRYVRNFCGLGVPWPSAFGTDSRAEVDAYCAANGVGARWSDKGLHTWQDAPAVRTHPVSGERTWCNSALNLNVRGTEPAEVHEALLAVEPELRPNDTFFADGSEIGPEDIAALRAAYEEVAYRHPWGTGDVMIIDNALMSHARDPFTGPRRVVVGMGARTA
- a CDS encoding non-ribosomal peptide synthetase: MNSAQGNDSQAESPLIPELIARQAALDPDAVAVVAGRERLTYGELHRRAELAAHRLRQLGAGPDTPVGVRHGRGFDLVVGLLAIWRAGSAYLPLDPEAPQARLRALIDRSGTRLVLCEADQADAVTAAGARAVVPAHLVDDPSRGPGQRADLPPAPSLHRHNTAYVLHTSGSTGEPKGVMVSHEGAGNLIRWMVDHFGFGPGTRVLHRTPLIFDAHVWEVFAPLAAGGTLVLADAGAERDPAALVRAVAEHGVTTLQVVPSILRLMVAEDGWDRCHALRQVLSGGEQLHAELAQRLRALVDVDVWNTYGPTECSVNATAHRFDPAQSEGPVPIGRPIPGTRVLVVDATGTPVGIGVPGELLIGGAGLARGYLGRPGQTADRFVPDPYAKDASRLYRTGDRVRWTPDGVLEYLGRTDDQIKVNGVRIEPGEIESHLLDHPQVVMGTVLPYRVDDGGKRLAAYVVPASDDAPEQIEQTLRRYLLERLPASHLPSRFLFLDRLPIGPTGKVDRKALPDPAADSAATGADATVTGPAADSAGASASGPAGSGEALALVADIWRDVLGVTEAAPGDDFFRLGGTSLQIALLATRLRAAGQDITLYDLLSNPTLAAQAALLDLAPEAPAPGTDIPRLAPETRAKGVPLSPGQRRMWFLDRLNPGSPEWVAGLLLRLPEGADLPVVREALGILTDRHEALRTRYTEVGGEPAQFVRASVETPLTTVNCTRAELPAELKTLMGTGFPLDGEGPLLRGTVYRVDGGPRLLVLAMHHITTDGWSSRILEDDFHRTVDALLRGERPELPELPVQYADYAAWQQERLTSGTVEREVAHWRGVLAGVEPLSPPTDHPRPPMRDGRGSIAPLQVPAATVRALDSVAQELGTTRFAVVLTALATVLARYTGQWDVPVGAPVAGRGRPELDGVVGFFLNTVVMRCRLEPELGFTEAVRRTAEVTKDALAHQELPFDLLVDELAPKRDLSRTPLYQVAFDLHGEDFNAPDDEDLEILHRMWHLAHTDLTLLLRPQPDGSLVGGLEYATSLYEHSTATALVAALGQVLESAAAEPRGRLDRLALLGSDETRRLDRWSGSPARQPEHPAHVLIAEQALRTPDAIAVRADDGELTYRQLAQRAGQVGDRLRALGVRPDTPVGVLLDRGLDLHPALLGAWWAGAAYVPIDPEFPAERVAGMLADAGVRVLLTDERGAAGLADTFAGRIVTVGGGHGDGDGHGHGHGDGHGDGGVHADSHGDRAGDGDRDGDGGAGTGALDALPVRSLEELAARARATADLDALAYVIYTSGSTGRPKGVAVHHRGLTNHLLWARETLVDAGTGGGAVFSSVAFDLVVPNLWAPLLAGQRVVLLPQDLDLSELGTRLVKSGPFSFLKLTPGHLDILSQQLGTAEAEALAATVVVAGEALPGASAAHWTGLLGEGRLINEYGPTEASVGTSILPVPREPGPGTVPIGRPLPGMTMRVLDASLAPVPVGAVGELYVGGTGVARGYLGRAGLTAERFLPDPYGPPGSRMYRSGDLVRLRDGGVVEFLGRGDDQIKIRGYRVETGEIRTVLLGHPAVADAVVLPRGEGGQARIVAYWTARDGRRPEDGAERAGGAGDGTQSAADAELAAHCARQLPDYMVPSAFVRLDAIPLNRNGKVDRAALPEPAGPDPAADDTPLGPVEEIVQHIWREVCGVEAGAHDDFFGRGGNSILAIRMIAEIRTEFDVTLPVRAVFEAPTIAGIARTIENRIRAEIEEMSDSDIVANTDTDTDTGSDAVPDTGTDTDTGSDADSDTGTGSDASAAAGAQTTNTSTAPSTSTSTDSAYAAAQAKEPNA
- a CDS encoding AraC family transcriptional regulator; translation: MLLLDLDAVDPRERAAAFRHALTHESVPNDIVHEGSGPDLRARMESWRIGTVTCFSTHNSGFAVHRTAEHVRRHRSQPVVSVSMQTAGVGRAEAGGERWLLGPDDLCVFHELTPRVYGWSGTGASQAVLFDVDRLGLPVEAVLKASLRLRASPLHDLVLRHLRDLFRDPGPLEEDPGAAALANATTELVRSLLLSAVHDERTPPVRAVMDDTLVTRVMSAVRTRLTDPALTPARIAAEHAVSLRHLYGVLGRAGIGLEQWIITERLSLARRMLVSDVHRHLPIASVAARCGFLSPSHFSRRFRAAYGVTPREWRNGRDGTGEPGRPGNGTDEPGPTGERTPPGGR
- a CDS encoding MbtH family protein, producing MENAVSEQQPVETYRVVLNDEEQYSIWWTDRDLPAGWREEGTSGTREECLAHIDQVWTDMRPASLRRRMEEQAAA
- a CDS encoding TauD/TfdA family dioxygenase, whose protein sequence is MTDHRSWTPWEITPGDVGVDAGAEGLLRHLDRPDSDLRELLTRKKALVFRGFGLEGAGLDPVLDRLLPRRLAYVNGNSPRTKVGSNVYTSTEYPAEYVISMHNELSYAAKWPTRLAFFCEIAAETGGATPLVDSALWLESLDDEVRDAFAGGVRYTQNLHGGRGLGKSWQATFETEDREEVNAYLGGSGAEWTWFPDGTLRVSTVRPATLRHPDTGTEVWFNQSDQWHPAALGDETAKALAQIMPPEELPQSVTFADGSPIPDAYVVQVRDRGLENAVDVDWRVGDLLLIDNILVAHGRRAFTGSRRVLVAMTD